One region of Thiorhodovibrio frisius genomic DNA includes:
- a CDS encoding putative bifunctional diguanylate cyclase/phosphodiesterase codes for MSSVSPELPSSASPVADRPNLEPSAQASPQSSPQSSPQSSPELLGLLELMTNILRRFAGLADQDVDSGIQSALAAIGEFAGVDRSYLFLLDDQAEYLRNTHEWCASAIRPEIDNLQSVPFAEIHFWKDALLRGDSIYVPKVADLPDARRFEREILTQQDVQSVLVVPLVGPDRLRGFIGFDAVRQSRTWSHAATLLLRAVADVFVGAIMRREAYLALVTSERRYRALARHSTDAVLILDADFRLSYLSPSVERMLGWRIDAWLGRRFFAACHPGDVDQVAAALSAASATPGTGSAVPDHRLLHARNDWVWFLGTATDLRADPAIGGIVLNAHDITQRKAAELALQHQALHDPLTGLPNRALLMDRMAQSIVHARRSGHLLAVVFIDLDHFKLINDAMGHQAGDRLLIDAAQRLIEILRAGDTVARFGGDEFVMVLEGNSDQPETLVSAAERILAVFERPFLANAVEQVVTASAGLVIADGNADPDEVLRDADAAMYLAKERGRACLQRFDAPMRDHLLDRLELVSDLRHAEEEGQLLLHYQPLFGARSRRLRGCEALVRWQHPSRGLVGPTRFIPAAEETGLIVPIGTWVLNEALRQMRAWLDAWPDAGSEAVPDAVIPAGIAAGPGAGPGGKGLFVAVNLSVRQLNEPRLVETVQALLERWRLPASVLCLELTESSLMAEPDHCVAVLSRLRDLGVTLAIDDFGTGYSSLAYLRDLPVSKLKIDRSFVASMQNDHSGRNIVAAIRTLAREFGMETVAEGVETEAQYQALRLIGCDMVQGFHLARPGPAEAMEVFLSGGIP; via the coding sequence ATGTCTTCAGTCTCGCCCGAGCTACCTTCTTCAGCTTCTCCTGTTGCTGATCGGCCCAATCTCGAGCCATCTGCCCAGGCCTCCCCTCAGTCCTCCCCTCAGTCCTCCCCTCAGTCCTCCCCGGAACTTCTCGGCCTGCTGGAATTGATGACCAACATCCTGCGCCGTTTCGCTGGACTGGCCGATCAGGATGTCGATTCTGGTATTCAGAGCGCGCTCGCCGCCATTGGCGAATTCGCCGGGGTTGATCGCAGCTACCTGTTTCTGCTTGATGATCAGGCGGAATATCTGCGTAACACCCACGAGTGGTGCGCATCGGCGATTCGCCCCGAGATTGACAACCTACAATCCGTCCCCTTCGCGGAAATCCACTTCTGGAAGGATGCACTCCTGCGCGGCGATAGCATCTATGTGCCCAAGGTGGCGGACTTGCCCGACGCGCGCCGCTTTGAGCGCGAGATTCTGACCCAACAGGACGTGCAATCGGTGCTGGTCGTGCCCCTGGTCGGGCCAGACCGGCTGCGCGGTTTTATCGGGTTTGACGCCGTGCGTCAGTCGCGCACCTGGTCGCACGCTGCCACCCTGCTGCTGCGCGCTGTCGCTGATGTGTTTGTTGGCGCCATCATGCGCCGTGAGGCATACCTGGCCTTGGTAACCAGCGAACGCCGCTACCGGGCCCTCGCGCGGCATTCAACCGACGCGGTGTTGATTCTCGACGCAGATTTCCGCTTGAGCTATCTAAGCCCCTCGGTTGAACGCATGCTTGGCTGGCGCATTGATGCCTGGCTTGGGCGGCGGTTCTTCGCTGCCTGTCATCCTGGGGATGTCGATCAGGTTGCTGCGGCCTTGTCGGCCGCCAGCGCGACGCCCGGCACGGGCTCGGCGGTGCCGGATCACCGGCTGCTGCACGCGCGCAACGACTGGGTCTGGTTTCTTGGCACGGCCACCGACCTGCGCGCTGACCCCGCCATCGGCGGCATTGTGCTAAACGCACACGATATCACGCAGCGCAAAGCGGCCGAACTCGCCCTGCAACACCAGGCGCTGCACGATCCCCTCACCGGCCTGCCTAATCGCGCGCTGCTGATGGACCGGATGGCGCAGTCCATCGTTCATGCGCGGCGCAGCGGTCATCTGCTGGCAGTGGTCTTCATTGATCTGGACCATTTCAAGCTGATCAACGACGCCATGGGCCATCAGGCCGGCGACCGTCTGCTGATCGACGCCGCCCAGCGTTTGATCGAGATATTGCGTGCCGGTGATACGGTTGCGCGCTTCGGCGGCGATGAATTTGTCATGGTGTTGGAGGGCAACTCGGATCAGCCCGAGACTCTGGTCAGTGCGGCCGAGCGCATTCTGGCCGTCTTCGAGCGTCCGTTTCTGGCCAACGCCGTGGAGCAGGTCGTCACTGCTAGCGCCGGGTTGGTGATTGCCGATGGCAATGCCGATCCGGACGAAGTGCTGCGTGATGCCGATGCCGCCATGTATCTGGCCAAGGAGCGCGGTCGCGCCTGCTTGCAACGCTTCGATGCGCCCATGCGTGACCATTTGCTCGACCGCCTGGAACTGGTCTCGGATCTGCGCCATGCCGAAGAAGAGGGCCAGCTGCTGCTGCATTACCAGCCGCTGTTCGGGGCCCGCAGTCGTCGCTTGCGTGGCTGCGAGGCGCTGGTGCGCTGGCAGCATCCGAGCCGCGGCCTGGTGGGACCGACGCGGTTCATCCCCGCGGCGGAGGAGACTGGCCTGATCGTGCCGATCGGCACCTGGGTGCTGAACGAGGCGCTGCGCCAGATGCGCGCCTGGCTGGATGCCTGGCCCGATGCCGGGTCTGAAGCTGTACCCGATGCCGTGATACCCGCTGGGATAGCCGCTGGGCCTGGGGCTGGCCCGGGCGGGAAGGGGCTGTTCGTGGCGGTGAATCTCTCGGTGCGTCAACTCAACGAGCCGCGTCTGGTCGAGACGGTGCAGGCACTGCTCGAACGCTGGCGCCTGCCCGCGTCGGTGCTTTGCCTGGAACTCACAGAGAGCTCCCTGATGGCCGAGCCTGACCATTGCGTCGCGGTGCTCTCACGCCTGCGCGATCTGGGCGTGACTCTGGCCATCGATGATTTTGGCACCGGCTATTCGTCTCTGGCGTATTTGCGTGACTTGCCGGTCTCCAAGCTCAAGATCGACCGTAGCTTTGTCGCCAGCATGCAAAACGACCACAGCGGGCGCAACATCGTCGCCGCCATCCGCACCCTGGCGCGCGAGTTCGGCATGGAAACCGTCGCCGAGGGCGTTGAGACCGAGGCTCAGTACCAGGCCCTGCGCCTAATCGGCTGCGACATGGTGCAGGGCTTTCACCTGGCCCGCCCCGGCCCGGCGGAGGCGATGGAAGTTTTTCTCAGCGGCGGGATACCCTGA
- a CDS encoding sensor domain-containing diguanylate cyclase has protein sequence MKLLLKPWLALAIWTTLVLGSLGWNLHQAQAARAELALKTARSFFDQVVLTRRWNARHGGVYVRVTEDTQPNPYLKIPKRDIRVSDDLMLTAVNPAYMTRQLAELADQTNGVQFHITSLDPIRPENRPETWERLALQRFEQGEAETGEFFSNGDHEAYRYMAPLITEEPCLNCHAEQGYKVDDVRGGISVMLPDVAALPWLSLTVSHLLIGLVGGGLILLSTRLLQQAHDRLRQQAVFDTLTSIPNRRYFVENLVEEFRRGRRQRLPLSLIICDIDNFKSYNDNFGHPAGDRCLRAVAQALQDGLKRGGDFCARYGGEEFVVVLPDTPLPNAVKVAEDMREAIAGLGMRHPGASDGIVTISMGVATDDPRNPDHEALIRQADEALYRAKELGRNRVEAHHPEQSAGMSDLGEESGKGLGADSGEELGTGLGERPVGAKS, from the coding sequence ATGAAGCTCTTACTCAAACCCTGGTTGGCTCTGGCGATCTGGACCACCCTGGTGCTGGGTTCCCTGGGGTGGAATCTGCATCAGGCGCAGGCCGCGCGCGCCGAGCTGGCGCTCAAGACCGCGCGGTCGTTTTTTGATCAGGTGGTGCTCACCCGGCGCTGGAACGCGCGCCATGGTGGGGTCTATGTGCGGGTGACCGAAGATACCCAGCCCAATCCCTACTTGAAGATTCCCAAGCGCGACATTCGCGTTTCGGATGATCTGATGCTGACGGCGGTCAACCCGGCCTATATGACTCGCCAACTGGCGGAACTTGCCGATCAGACCAATGGCGTGCAGTTTCATATCACCAGTCTCGACCCCATTCGCCCGGAAAACCGGCCGGAAACCTGGGAGCGGCTGGCCCTTCAGCGCTTCGAGCAGGGGGAGGCAGAAACCGGCGAGTTCTTCAGCAACGGCGACCATGAGGCCTATCGCTACATGGCCCCGCTGATCACCGAGGAACCCTGTCTGAACTGCCATGCCGAGCAAGGGTACAAGGTTGACGACGTGCGCGGCGGCATCAGCGTGATGCTGCCGGATGTTGCGGCTCTGCCGTGGCTGTCGCTGACAGTGAGCCATCTACTAATCGGTCTGGTCGGCGGCGGGCTCATTCTGCTCAGCACCCGATTGCTGCAACAGGCGCATGATCGCCTGCGCCAGCAGGCAGTGTTCGATACCCTGACATCCATCCCCAACCGGCGCTACTTTGTCGAAAATTTGGTCGAAGAATTTCGCCGTGGTCGGCGCCAGCGCCTGCCCCTGTCGCTGATTATCTGCGATATCGACAACTTCAAGAGCTACAACGACAACTTCGGCCATCCCGCCGGCGACCGTTGCCTGCGTGCCGTGGCTCAGGCCTTGCAGGATGGGCTCAAGCGCGGCGGCGATTTCTGCGCCCGCTACGGCGGCGAGGAGTTCGTGGTGGTGCTGCCTGATACGCCATTGCCCAATGCTGTCAAGGTGGCCGAGGACATGCGTGAGGCCATTGCCGGTCTGGGAATGCGCCATCCGGGGGCGAGCGATGGAATCGTCACCATCAGCATGGGGGTGGCCACCGATGATCCGCGCAATCCCGATCACGAGGCGCTGATCCGTCAGGCCGACGAGGCGCTTTATCGCGCCAAGGAACTCGGGCGCAATCGGGTCGAGGCCCATCATCCCGAGCAGTCGGCGGGCATGAGCGATTTGGGGGAAGAGTCGGGGAAAGGTCTGGGAGCCGACTCAGGAGAAGAACTGGGAACGGGTTTGGGTGAGAGGCCGGTCGGTGCGAAATCCTGA
- a CDS encoding HvfA family oxazolone/thioamide-modified RiPP metallophore: MNHSTTSIATLVGVALAGSIGLAQAEGNPFAAQDMDAGYMQLAEADSDGKSGEGKCGGSSSDADDAKGGEGKCGSSDSDEDGDKDEAKGGEGKCGSGN, translated from the coding sequence ATGAATCATTCAACGACTTCCATTGCTACTCTGGTCGGTGTCGCGCTGGCCGGTTCCATTGGTCTGGCCCAAGCCGAAGGCAATCCCTTCGCGGCGCAGGATATGGACGCAGGCTACATGCAACTTGCCGAGGCGGACTCCGACGGCAAGAGTGGCGAAGGGAAATGCGGCGGCTCCAGCAGTGATGCGGATGACGCCAAGGGCGGCGAAGGCAAATGCGGCAGTTCTGATAGCGATGAGGATGGCGACAAGGATGAAGCCAAGGGCGGCGAGGGCAAATGTGGCAGCGGTAACTGA
- a CDS encoding HvfB family MNIO-type RiPP peptide maturase, translating to MDSQLACSLHGAGLGLRRSFLSALAESLPVDQADFYEIAPENWIGFGGRKGRALRSLTEQYPFVCHGLSLSIGGPAPLDTNFLRQVKQFLDDHGIRDYSEHLTYCSDSGQLYDLLPIPFTEEAVHHVAGRVRQAQDILERRIALENASYYAAPGQEMAESEFIRAVLAEADCDLLLDVNNIYVNAINHGYDALTFLNALPGERIRYGHIAGHAVEAEDLRIDTHGAAVIDPVWELLDQAYQTFGVFPTLLERDFNIPPLSELLREVDGIRAIQRPYTSQATAPSAATQRVTQQPALAAC from the coding sequence ATGGACAGCCAACTAGCCTGTTCGCTGCACGGCGCCGGACTTGGCCTGCGGCGCTCCTTTTTGAGCGCCCTGGCCGAGTCACTGCCAGTTGATCAAGCAGATTTTTACGAAATCGCGCCCGAGAACTGGATCGGTTTCGGCGGTCGCAAAGGGCGAGCACTGCGATCACTGACCGAGCAATATCCTTTCGTCTGCCACGGGCTGTCGTTATCTATTGGCGGTCCTGCGCCGCTGGACACCAATTTTCTGCGCCAGGTCAAGCAATTCCTGGACGACCACGGCATTCGCGACTACAGCGAACATCTCACCTACTGTTCCGACAGCGGTCAACTCTACGACTTGCTGCCCATCCCCTTTACTGAAGAAGCCGTGCACCATGTTGCCGGGCGCGTGCGTCAGGCCCAAGACATTCTCGAGCGCCGCATCGCGCTGGAAAATGCCTCCTATTACGCGGCACCGGGCCAGGAAATGGCCGAGAGCGAGTTCATCCGCGCCGTGCTCGCGGAGGCCGACTGCGATTTGCTGCTCGATGTGAACAATATCTACGTCAATGCCATCAACCACGGCTATGACGCATTGACCTTCTTGAACGCGCTGCCAGGCGAGCGGATTCGCTACGGCCATATCGCCGGACACGCCGTCGAAGCCGAGGACCTGCGCATCGACACCCATGGCGCTGCCGTCATCGACCCGGTCTGGGAACTGCTCGACCAGGCCTATCAGACCTTCGGCGTCTTTCCCACGCTGTTAGAGCGTGATTTCAACATCCCGCCGCTGAGCGAATTGCTGCGGGAAGTCGACGGCATCCGCGCCATCCAACGGCCTTACACCAGCCAGGCGACAGCCCCCTCCGCCGCGACACAGCGCGTTACCCAGCAACCCGCGCTGGCGGCTTGCTGA
- a CDS encoding HvfC family RiPP maturation protein, with protein MTSPTPQSAMPDFMRQQQRFSAHLRDPERASAPADIEDRRMKIYRDLIFNNLSSLLAGNFPVIHRLLPREHWRELVRDFLRRHRAVSPLFPELPREFLDFLSHHRRDDPRDPPFLLELAHYEWVEMALQISDGAPNEPPADLMPDGDLLAGRPVLSPLAWNLSYRYPVHRIGPDYQPQQAPEQPTHLLVYLDRNEQVRFMELNAVTQRLLILLQQQPAPNGQDALAQIATELGHLQPQQVIAFGTNLLIDLRVRGVILGALRGV; from the coding sequence ATGACTTCCCCAACTCCCCAGTCAGCCATGCCGGACTTCATGCGCCAGCAGCAGCGCTTTAGCGCCCATCTGCGCGACCCCGAGCGCGCAAGTGCGCCAGCAGACATCGAAGACCGCCGCATGAAGATCTATCGCGACCTGATCTTCAACAACCTCTCCTCTCTGCTCGCCGGCAACTTCCCGGTCATTCACCGCCTGCTACCGCGCGAGCATTGGCGCGAGTTGGTGCGCGATTTTCTGCGCCGCCATCGTGCCGTCTCACCGCTGTTCCCCGAACTGCCGCGCGAGTTTCTTGACTTCCTCAGCCATCACCGTCGCGATGACCCGCGCGACCCGCCCTTCCTGCTCGAACTGGCGCACTACGAGTGGGTCGAAATGGCCCTGCAGATCAGCGACGGCGCGCCAAATGAACCACCGGCTGATCTGATGCCCGATGGCGACTTGCTCGCCGGGCGCCCCGTGCTATCGCCGCTCGCCTGGAACCTGAGCTACCGTTACCCCGTGCATCGCATCGGCCCCGACTACCAACCCCAGCAAGCCCCGGAACAGCCAACCCATCTGCTCGTCTATCTCGACCGCAACGAGCAAGTGCGCTTCATGGAACTTAACGCCGTCACCCAGCGCCTGCTCATACTGCTGCAACAGCAACCCGCCCCCAACGGCCAGGACGCGCTCGCCCAAATCGCCACCGAACTCGGCCATCTGCAACCGCAACAAGTCATCGCCTTCGGCACCAACCTGCTCATAGATCTACGTGTGCGCGGCGTGATCCTCGGAGCACTGCGTGGGGTTTAG
- a CDS encoding Uma2 family endonuclease, giving the protein MEWSEVVDNPMFANLPFKIELTQFGKLLMSPASNEHGRIQSRLCAKLLEKQTGGEVVTECSVATIDGVKVADVAWLSNEFVSRYGFVTPYPAAPELCIEILSPSNSMLEMQEKVELYLKTGAVEVWLVRDLGSMEFFDCYGKLSKSTLFPSLD; this is encoded by the coding sequence ATGGAATGGTCGGAAGTCGTCGATAATCCCATGTTCGCCAATTTGCCCTTCAAGATTGAGTTAACTCAATTTGGCAAGCTCTTGATGAGTCCGGCATCGAACGAGCACGGCAGAATTCAGAGTAGGCTCTGCGCAAAACTACTTGAGAAACAAACTGGCGGCGAGGTCGTAACCGAGTGTTCAGTCGCGACGATTGATGGTGTGAAAGTGGCTGATGTAGCCTGGCTTTCAAACGAGTTTGTGAGCCGCTACGGTTTTGTTACTCCATACCCCGCAGCCCCAGAGCTTTGCATTGAGATACTGTCACCATCCAACTCAATGTTGGAGATGCAGGAGAAAGTCGAGCTATATTTAAAGACTGGTGCTGTGGAAGTCTGGCTAGTTCGGGATCTCGGATCAATGGAATTTTTTGACTGTTATGGAAAATTATCGAAAAGTACTTTGTTTCCGTCGTTAGACTGA
- a CDS encoding type II toxin-antitoxin system HicB family antitoxin produces the protein MPHLIAEHRVNPDFDDGLWAAVDVDVARYEVADPNTVVSGLLWKGAPQ, from the coding sequence ATGCCTCACCTGATCGCTGAGCATCGGGTGAATCCGGATTTTGACGATGGATTATGGGCGGCAGTCGATGTCGACGTTGCGCGCTACGAAGTCGCTGATCCCAATACGGTCGTCTCTGGCCTACTGTGGAAAGGCGCACCGCAATAG
- a CDS encoding DUF29 domain-containing protein, producing MPTHRYENDFYAWSQEQAVLLRAGRWSELQIGPLSEEIEDLGKRERRALESRLVVLIGHLLKWVLQPDYPYRKSWRATINEQRRNVARLLAENPSLQPLLPELVTAAYADSRDLVVRETPLDYDVLPTTCPFTIARILDNAFWPVSY from the coding sequence ATGCCAACGCATCGCTATGAGAACGATTTTTATGCCTGGTCTCAAGAGCAAGCTGTCCTTTTGCGAGCGGGGCGCTGGTCAGAATTGCAAATCGGGCCGTTGAGCGAGGAGATTGAGGATTTGGGGAAACGCGAGCGTCGCGCACTGGAAAGTCGGCTGGTTGTCTTAATTGGGCATCTGCTCAAATGGGTACTGCAACCCGACTATCCGTATCGCAAGAGCTGGCGCGCGACAATTAACGAACAACGGCGCAACGTTGCGCGGCTACTCGCCGAGAATCCAAGCCTACAACCCTTGCTGCCTGAGTTGGTCACCGCTGCTTACGCCGATAGTCGCGATTTGGTCGTGCGCGAAACGCCGCTGGATTATGACGTCCTGCCGACAACCTGCCCCTTTACGATTGCGCGCATTCTCGATAATGCCTTTTGGCCGGTTTCTTATTAA
- a CDS encoding O-linked N-acetylglucosamine transferase family protein codes for MLAFRQALALAPENGRARSNLLFSQAYTAALTPERQRQEAQRWEREVLSAEARAEARRRSFSPAPLRDRRLRLGLISAEFGSHPVGHFLLSWLRALNSERFALYCYPSLERPEPESARFRELADVWLPIDGLSDAQAVQQIRSDKIDVLIETRGHTENNRLGIIARRAAPVQCHYIGYFATTGLTEMDYFIGDAVLIPPEHDSHFTEQVWRLPRTRYAYEPLLQAPTRVGNHTRRDSFASAVSIRDDVKCLV; via the coding sequence ATGCTCGCCTTTCGCCAAGCGCTGGCCCTGGCTCCGGAGAATGGGCGGGCACGCAGCAATCTCTTATTCTCGCAAGCCTATACCGCCGCACTAACGCCGGAGCGTCAACGCCAGGAAGCCCAACGTTGGGAACGCGAAGTCCTGAGTGCCGAGGCACGGGCCGAGGCACGCCGGCGCTCGTTCTCCCCTGCGCCGTTGCGCGATCGACGCCTGCGCTTGGGCCTGATATCGGCGGAATTCGGCAGTCACCCGGTCGGGCATTTTCTGCTGAGTTGGCTACGCGCCCTCAACAGCGAACGCTTCGCGCTCTACTGCTACCCCAGCCTCGAGCGCCCGGAGCCAGAATCCGCGCGCTTTCGCGAATTGGCCGATGTCTGGTTGCCCATTGATGGCTTGAGCGATGCCCAAGCCGTGCAACAGATTCGCAGCGACAAAATCGACGTGCTGATTGAAACCAGGGGCCACACCGAGAACAACCGCCTCGGCATCATCGCCCGGCGCGCGGCACCGGTGCAATGTCACTACATCGGCTACTTCGCCACTACCGGCCTCACGGAGATGGATTATTTCATCGGTGACGCCGTGCTGATCCCGCCCGAGCACGACAGCCACTTCACCGAACAAGTCTGGAGACTGCCACGCACCCGCTATGCCTACGAGCCCCTGCTGCAGGCCCCGACCCGCGTTGGCAACCACACCCGCAGGGACAGCTTCGCCTCGGCAGTTTCAATTCGAGATGATGTTAAATGCTTGGTTTGA
- a CDS encoding Rossmann-fold NAD(P)-binding domain-containing protein: MLDLLPYVCDAAPSKQCRYLAGSRIPINPPTALREAPLDAVLILPWNIAEEVKAQLADLAERGTRFFTAVPALRVQAN, translated from the coding sequence ATGCTTGATCTGCTGCCGTACGTCTGCGACGCCGCGCCCTCCAAACAATGCCGCTACTTGGCCGGCAGCCGCATCCCGATCAACCCGCCGACGGCGCTGCGCGAGGCGCCACTGGACGCGGTGCTGATTTTGCCCTGGAATATTGCCGAGGAGGTGAAGGCGCAACTGGCCGATCTGGCTGAACGGGGCACGCGTTTTTTCACCGCAGTGCCCGCGCTTCGCGTACAGGCGAATTGA
- a CDS encoding DUF2283 domain-containing protein, whose product MKINYDAATDSLYIHLSDRASVDSDEIANGVVLDYDAAGALVGIDIQHASHQADLAKLSVNCLPLTQLDAA is encoded by the coding sequence ATGAAGATTAACTACGACGCCGCGACGGACTCGCTTTACATCCACCTGAGCGACCGTGCCTCCGTCGATTCCGACGAAATTGCCAATGGCGTGGTCCTCGACTACGACGCCGCCGGCGCGCTGGTCGGCATCGACATTCAACACGCCAGCCACCAGGCCGACCTAGCCAAGCTTTCGGTCAACTGCTTGCCTTTGACTCAGCTTGACGCGGCTTGA
- a CDS encoding Txe/YoeB family addiction module toxin: MISWHPQAWEDYLYWQQEDKRILKRVNALVKDVQRNPFEGIGKPEPLKHEWSGFWSRRINDEHRLVYTYQDGHA, translated from the coding sequence ATGATTAGCTGGCATCCCCAAGCATGGGAGGATTATTTGTATTGGCAGCAAGAAGATAAACGTATCTTGAAGCGTGTCAACGCATTGGTTAAGGATGTCCAGCGCAACCCCTTCGAGGGAATCGGAAAACCCGAGCCACTTAAACATGAATGGTCAGGTTTTTGGAGTCGGCGAATCAATGACGAACATCGTTTAGTATACACTTACCAAGATGGTCATGCATAG
- a CDS encoding O-linked N-acetylglucosamine transferase family protein, which translates to MHSHGISRERIGFFSRTPSWSEHMSPYNQIDIALDTIPFNSASTACDALWMGTPLVTLLGDQLAGRQAASILTGLGCPEWNHGGVC; encoded by the coding sequence ATGCATAGCCACGGCATCAGCCGCGAGCGAATCGGCTTCTTTTCCCGCACCCCCTCCTGGAGCGAGCACATGTCGCCTTACAACCAAATCGACATCGCACTGGATACCATACCTTTCAACAGCGCCAGCACCGCCTGCGACGCCCTCTGGATGGGCACCCCACTGGTCACCCTGCTTGGCGATCAACTCGCCGGACGCCAGGCGGCCTCTATCCTCACCGGACTCGGGTGCCCGGAGTGGAATCATGGGGGCGTGTGCTAA
- a CDS encoding CCDC90 family protein — MTAISFDTLRFVETLKDHGLNDEQAKGIAAAYRDASGEAEIATKRDIERLEAQLIRVDTRFAGEMTLMKWMLGILLGGVVALILKSFFP; from the coding sequence ATGACTGCAATATCTTTCGATACGCTCAGATTCGTTGAAACGCTTAAAGACCATGGGTTGAATGATGAGCAAGCAAAAGGCATTGCTGCTGCCTACCGTGACGCATCCGGCGAGGCGGAGATCGCGACGAAACGGGACATCGAACGCTTAGAGGCACAGCTGATCAGGGTCGATACGCGATTCGCAGGCGAAATGACGCTCATGAAATGGATGTTGGGTATTTTACTTGGGGGCGTCGTGGCATTGATCTTAAAATCGTTTTTCCCTTGA